In a genomic window of Gemmatimonas sp.:
- a CDS encoding mobile mystery protein A, whose protein sequence is MPARADTQWLQLRQTEAQLARFRKVALERPPASGWIAAVRQAIGMSVAQLADRLHISRTSVAKMEQREADGGITLDALRRAADALDCDVVYAIVPRAGSLERAVKARADLIAGTLVSRAGHSMSLEAQTVGREVTTAQQQVIARRLLAEWPRDLWDAWWDRRTGDGGV, encoded by the coding sequence ATGCCTGCACGCGCCGACACCCAGTGGCTTCAACTCCGCCAGACCGAAGCGCAACTCGCTCGCTTCCGCAAAGTGGCGCTGGAACGACCGCCCGCCAGTGGATGGATCGCCGCCGTGCGCCAGGCGATCGGGATGAGCGTGGCACAGTTAGCCGACCGGCTCCACATCAGTCGAACCTCCGTCGCCAAGATGGAGCAGCGCGAGGCCGACGGTGGGATCACCCTCGACGCCTTACGCCGTGCCGCCGACGCGCTGGATTGCGACGTCGTGTACGCAATCGTGCCGAGAGCGGGCTCGCTCGAGCGCGCGGTGAAGGCGCGGGCCGACCTGATTGCGGGCACGCTGGTGAGCCGCGCGGGGCACTCCATGTCGCTCGAAGCGCAGACCGTCGGACGCGAAGTAACGACCGCACAGCAGCAGGTGATCGCGCGGCGGTTGCTGGCAGAATGGCCGCGCGATCTGTGGGATGCCTGGTGGGATCGGCGTACGGGAGACGGCGGCGTGTGA